Part of the Planctomycetota bacterium genome, CAGTCCCACGCCCGCCACGAATCGCAGCACTTCGTACTGGCGGATCGCGCTGCCCAGGCCGATGGTGTGCAGGAACGCGAGCGTTCCGTTCGGATCGACATCCGCGATCGCCGCGTTGAGCAGGTTCGCCACCGAATAGACCAGGATCGATCCGAAGAGCACGGTGAGCCGGCCGAATCGGTCGCCCAGCACGCCCCAAAGGACGCCGCCGACCATCAGTCCGCTCATCTGCAGGATGTTGTCCAGCCAGACGCCCCAGTCCTTGAGGAGCAAGTCATGCTGATCCGCGGGCAGCGCAGAAAGTTTCGCGGCCAGCACCTCGCGAAGGCTGGCCTTGCGGATCAGCGCAAAGAGCAGCAGGTCGAAGATGTCGACGAAATATCCCAGGGCCGCGACGACGACAGCGAGAACCACCACCGACCTCGGCTGCCCCGTGCCGCTTTCCTTAGGGAGTTCCATTGGCGGGCACAGTCGCGGGCGGTTGCGCCGGCGGCGTCACGGGCGTATTCGATGGCGCCGCCGCGGGCGGCGCGGCCGGAGGCGCGGAGGGCGGCCCCGACTTCACGGCTAGGTCTGCGCTCATCGCCGTGACCAGTTCCTTGATCAGGGCGTCCAGTTGCGTCGCCGCCGACGCCGAATTCACCAGGCTGATCCGCTGCTGACCCCACACCGCCGACTGCCGTGACAAAGGTTCGCCCGGCACCTTCATCGCCCGCACCACCATCAGCATCACGCCCAGGGCGCGGCGCGGTTGTTCATCGCTCAGTGAGACCAGCAGCATGATCTCCACAGGACTTTGTTCGGAGCAGGTCATGCCCACGCCCGTCAGAGCCTGCGTGAGCTGGGTCTTGGCCTCGGTGTCGCTCATGCCCGGCGCCGGTGTTGCGATGGAGACCACCGCCGAGCAGCGCACGGCCTTGACGCCGTTGATCGCTCGGGACAGATCCGCCACCGGCAAGGTCGCCGGGTTGACGTCGAGCGTCCGCTCCTTGTCCATCTCGCCGCGCAGCACCGTGGACTTTGCCCGCTCTTCGTCGCGCTCGGTGCGCACGCTGGAGGCGTCCTTGCGGGCGTCGGCGAGCTGGCGCGTGGCCTCCTCGGCCTGCCGGCCGGCGTCCGCCGACTTCTTCTGGGCCTCGTCGAGCAGCTTCTTGGCGTCGCGGGCCGCGCTCTCCGCGGCATCCATCTTGATCGAGAGCGCCGCCAAGTCGGCGACGGCCCCCGCCCGCTCGCGCTCCTTGGCGCCGATCGCGGCGGAGTTCATCAACCAGGCGGCGCCTCCGCCGATGCCCACGCCCAGCAGCAGCAGGACCACGATCAATCCCATCGACGGCGCAAAGCGGCCGGAGGACGAACTCGGTTTACGAGTAGGAGCGCCGTCGCTCCATGGGCTGGGGTCGGTCATGGAAACTTTCTCGGGAGCGGGAGTCTCGGCTTCATGGGGACCTTCGGCGGATCTTGGCGGAGTCTAACCAACTCGCCGACCCGACGGGCTCCCGCAGCGCCGGGCGGAAGTCGATTAGCATTGAGCCATGTCGCTCGACGATCCCTCCTCCGCGCCCCGCAAGCCACAGGGTGCCGACGAATTCGAGCTTTCCATCGACGCCACCAACGACCTGGGCATTGACGGCGAGACGCACATCGGCAGTTCGGAGAACGCCGCCGCGACGCCCCCGCCCATTCGCGGTTCCGCCGAGGAGCCCGTGCGCGACCGCATCGTGGTGCTGGGCCGCACCCGCGCCGGCAAGACCATCTACCTCTCGCGCCTCTACGAGCAGTCCTGGCGCGGCAACGGCCCGCTGCACATGGAGACCAGCTCGGGCAAGACCCATCTCGCCCTGCTCAACGCCGTCGCCGAGATGGGCGAGCAGCGCCATTGGCCGGCGGCGACGGAGGGTTCGACCTATCTCGACTTCGAGATCACCTGGCAATACCACACCTTCACCATGGTCAGCCTGGACTATCCGGGCGAGGTCTTCCGCCGCGCGTTCGTGGAGCAGGTGGAGGACGCCAACACCGCCGAGCTGATCGACCACGTGCAGCGCGCCGCGGGCATCGTGCTGCTGATTGACCCCAAGGTGCTGGCCAGCGGCAAGATCGGCGAGTCCACCGACGACGACTACGGCATGGTGCAGGCGCTGCGCTTCATCCGCGGCCTGCCCGGCGGCACCACCGTGCCGATCTGCCTGGTGCTGACCAAGATCGACGTCAACGCCGACCTGATCCGCCACCACGGCGGCCTGCGCGGTTTCGCCACCAAGTACTGCAACAACCTGCTGCGCATCGTGCCCACGCTGACGCTCTTCGGCATCTGTGCCGTGCGCTCGCGCCGCGACGCGCTGGGCAAGGACATCCCCGACCTCACGCGGCCGGCGCGCGGATTGGAGAACCCGATCGTCTTCTGCCTGCGCCGCATCGTCGCCGAGCGGGCTCGCCGTCGCACCGAGAGCACCCGGCGGGCGCGGCAGGAATTTGTCCAGCGCGAGATCAAGCAGGACCTGGAGGCGCAGCAGAAGGACACCCACTTCTGGCTCTGGGCAAACGTCGTGCTCTTCGCCTGTCTCACCGCGGTGGGCGTGCTGACCTGGCTGGTGGTGAGGCAGTTCCTGTGATCAAGGTCTCCACCCATCTCTTCGGCTCCACCGACGGCTATCAGACGCTCAACAAGAGCGACGATGTCAGCGAGGCCGAGGAGCGGGCCCTTTCCATCTTCGGATTCGGCGCGCCCAAGAGCCAGGAGGAGATCGACCGGCTCGTGCAGGTGCCTTCGGTCGCGGGGCGATTGCTGCCGGGCGGGCGCTTCGCCCTGACCCGCCTCTTTCCCGGCGAGCCGGATGTCGCGGGGCGCGACACCGTGGAGCGGCGCAGCATTCTCTTTTCGGCGCTGGATTGGCGCGAGGCGGTGCGCGGCGACTTGGAGTCCCTGCTGAGCGACGAGAACGCCTTTGAGCGCGGCGCCTTTCTGAAGAAGGAGCCCCACTGGGTCTCGCTGGGCGAGAGCGAAGATCTGCTGCCACAAGCCGGCGAGTTGGAGCGGCGCCTCTACGACATCCTGCTGGCCACGCCCCATCAGAACGCCTGCGCCCTGGTACCTGACGAGCCCGCCAATCGTCGCGCCTTGCTGCGGCTCTTGAAGCTGCTTCCACAGCGCGAGGCAAGCCTGCTCTCCTGGGGACTGGGATTGTTTGCCGCGACTCCCGGCGTCCGGCTGGCGACCGCTTCGGAATCCGTCGCCGCGGCGCCGAATGTGCGCTGGCCCCTGCTCACCGGATCGCTGGGGTTTCCAGAGAAGGTCGCCGCCCTGGGCCTGGATGAGGATGAGCGCGTCGCCGCCCTGAACGTCATCGCCGAACCGACGGAGGTGCGATGGCACCTCATGCTGGCGGCACGGGTGCTGAAATCCCTGCAATGGATCGTGCTGGCGCTGGTGCTGATCCTGCTGACGATCCTCTACCTGATCGTGAGGGCGCGCAACCAGCCCGCGGGCGCGCCGCCTCCGCAAGCACCGGTCCAGGCCGCCGATGCGACGCCCGCGATTGCGGTTCCACCGGCGGCGGCTCCACCGGCCGCGCCGGAAATTCCGCCGATCGCTCCGATAACGACCGCGAACAATTCTCCCGTGATTGGGCCGAGCGTCGGCGCGCCACCCGCGGCAGCCGGGAATCCGCCCGCCACGGTGACGCCGGAAAATCCGCCATCGGCCCCTGCGACGACCACGCCTTCGCCGGCGCCGACCACGCCGGAGCCGGCCAACATCGCGCAGGCGGAGCGCGAGCTCTGGTCCAAGGCGCGAACCGAATTGTCGAGCGTCCAGCTTTCGCCGTTCACGGAGATGTCGAAGCCGCAGGCCTGGCTCAAGCAATCCATGGATCAGGCGGACCGGCTCGCCGCGATCCAGCAGCAGGTCTCATCGGAGACAAAACATCTGAAGTCCACCTTCAAGCTGACCAACTGGATCGACTTGAAGAGCAAGCCTTCGCAGCGGCTGGTGGATGTCGCCGCCGCGCACAGGAGCGACACCGAATCCTATTTCCGCGCCAGCGTCCTGCTGCTGGCGGAGAGCGACCTGCTGGTGGCGCGTCTTTTCATCGAGGCCCAGCTCAACTTGCTCAAGGATCCGAAGCGGAAGCTCTCCGCGGATGACACTCGCGCGATCGCGAAGCTGGAGAGCAAACTTCAGGAGCTGAGCCGCCCCGAGGCCATGACCGGCTGGATGCAGACCCTGCCGGTCGGCATCTCCAATGAGTCGATCCGCCAATCGCTCTACTCGCAGCTTCTGGAATTGAGCAACGACCAGAAGTACAACATCGAGTTCCCGCCGCCGCCCCTTGGAGTGAATCCCTCCGCGCGCATTCCATGACATCGATCGGCCTCAGCACTCTCATGCGGCAGGCGGCGCAGGCCGCCCGCGAAGGCGACCCCGGCACGTTCGCCCAAGTCCGCGCCTCGATCGAGACGGTGGATCGTCTGGGCGACATCTCGCGGGACGAGCTGGACCTTCTGCAGGTGGTGGCGGCGGCCCGGCTGGGCGACACGGAATTGGCGCGATCGACTCTCTTGCGATTGGGCTTGCTCTCCGCGCGGCAGCAGCAGGAACTCTTCGGCTGGCTGACGGCCTGCCCCGAGATGGAGCACGCGCGATTCCGCGAGTTCGTCACCGAACTCGGCACGCTCGCCAAGAAGCCGAGCGCGGGCGGCGGGCTGATGCGCTCGCGCAAGCTGACGCTGATCCTGGGAGCGATCACCATCACGGTGCTGGCCGTGGTCGTGGTGCTGATCGAGTTCGTGCTTCCGAAACCAGCCGCCATCAACGCCCGCAATCTCCTGATCAGCGTGAGTCACGGAGACGCTCGCCTGCTCGCCTCTTCACTGCCGCGAACCTGGCGCGACGAGCTGCATGAGGCCGCGATCCGCCTGGCCAATGGTCCAGTCGATCCCGGTTTTGATGCCGCGCAACTTTCAAAGTCCCTCCGCAACCTGCAGAGCGCGCTGCTGGCCGCCCACGCCTCGAAGCAAGCGAAGGGCATCTGCAAGCAATTGGTCGGTTCGGAGGATGACATCGATGTGCTCAAGCGACTCGCCGAGGGCATCGCCGACATCGCGGGCAGCGGCTGGATGAACCCCGGAACATGGAAGGAGCGGATGCCTTGGGAGAGCGATCTCTCGGCGAATGCCCGGCTGGCATGGCGCACGCTGCTGGCGCACGCGCCGCTGGCTCCATGGTCGGACCGGCTCTTCGACGGGCAGGAGCGGATCCTTCCCCTCGAGTCGAGCGACTTCTTCGTGACGGAAAATTCATCGCTGCCCCCCAAGACATTTCTGGCGGTCCAGGGTCGCAAAACCACCTGGCAGCTCACCTGCGTCCAGGTCGACGGGGTCTGGGTGCCCGTGGATTGGGCGGAGGATTGGGAGCGCTGCCGCCCCTGGATCACGGGTTCAATGTCCACGGCGCATCCGCTGAGCGATCTTGAGAAACAATTCGTGCAGCGAATCGACGGCGTAGCATCCTGGCTGACCCGATGTGCGAATAGTTCGGGCGCGGCCGCGCCGACCGATAAGGAAGCTCCATGGTGGATCTCGCAATGAAACCAAGCTGGCTGACTCGCGCGTTGTGCCTTGGCGCACTCTGCGCCGGCGCGGCACTTGTCACCAGTTGCGCCAAACAGGTCGCTCCGCAGGCGACCAAACCTGAAGCGGATTCCAAGCTCGCGCCGCTGCCGGTGACGCAGACTTCGACTCCGATTCCCGCCGGCAAGAACGCAGTCACGGGTGGCGGTCTCGCAAAGGGTGGGGCCGGAAACGGCTCGGGCAATGGAAATGGCACCGGCAACGGAACGGGATCTGGAACAGGAT contains:
- a CDS encoding GTPase domain-containing protein, producing the protein MSLDDPSSAPRKPQGADEFELSIDATNDLGIDGETHIGSSENAAATPPPIRGSAEEPVRDRIVVLGRTRAGKTIYLSRLYEQSWRGNGPLHMETSSGKTHLALLNAVAEMGEQRHWPAATEGSTYLDFEITWQYHTFTMVSLDYPGEVFRRAFVEQVEDANTAELIDHVQRAAGIVLLIDPKVLASGKIGESTDDDYGMVQALRFIRGLPGGTTVPICLVLTKIDVNADLIRHHGGLRGFATKYCNNLLRIVPTLTLFGICAVRSRRDALGKDIPDLTRPARGLENPIVFCLRRIVAERARRRTESTRRARQEFVQREIKQDLEAQQKDTHFWLWANVVLFACLTAVGVLTWLVVRQFL